In Salinigranum marinum, one DNA window encodes the following:
- a CDS encoding DEAD/DEAH box helicase family protein yields MKPPSDGPEHEARQIIDSKLADAGWDRIDDTDTDDTGYRTEVITESGIRCDYVFYLQGIEAMTLEAKPLDESAYAPLEQSEEYALDLPGPAEFGHVPFAAATNGSEIRFRDLRPNTFRERELSQFFSPDELERLLSKDYTKGLEWLSDNPVETTDSGLRYYQKDAVEAIEAQLADGRMAALIHMATGTGKTRTAIASVYRLLRSGLATRVLFIPDTRALANQAHGSFCSYKTPSGQTLADEFVVTNLEEDDSDLRKADVVVTTLQKMYTLTERDDFELRIGDFDVIVTDECHRSIYKNDGYGAVLNLFDAFEIGLTATPTKRTVARFEGKVAARYGYERGVEDGYVAPFDMHRIRTRITMEGIEDKDGVFHSADTLGRSFHPKDTHRKVAEIYKQNSGPKDLALVFAVSQAHAEEVVKDFRTVFNKDEVDWLTSKRRNQDTVLQNFRDRHTNPRILVTVDMLTTGVDIRALNNIILLRPVQTPVLYNQMMGRGTRQYDGKTHFTIYDCVGASEYFAAVPPFNTETWPPNDPTDGDPTEGGGNPPESELVIVNDLDEVVENTRFIRTRKEILPYEAYQLRFMDFVQDALNDDTVIAAIADTTRPTTEEQIADAEEVLEAQEEKFSLDRLRRVFGSEQSELIDFIYWGVSPRKVISTPEDREEAAVERLTEQESVSDEERWWLRILVKRTSVEETALTRIHFTHPQLVDAGGWQSAADAFGSDEALVDVLERIRGELLQPAY; encoded by the coding sequence ATGAAACCCCCGTCCGACGGCCCCGAACACGAAGCCAGACAGATTATCGACTCTAAGCTTGCTGACGCCGGATGGGACCGAATAGACGACACAGACACTGATGACACAGGGTATCGAACTGAAGTCATCACAGAGAGCGGAATTCGCTGCGACTACGTATTCTATCTACAGGGCATCGAGGCCATGACTCTCGAAGCGAAACCGCTCGACGAAAGTGCATACGCGCCACTTGAGCAATCTGAAGAGTACGCACTTGACCTTCCCGGACCTGCTGAATTCGGACACGTTCCCTTTGCGGCAGCCACGAACGGGTCGGAAATCCGGTTCCGCGACCTCCGTCCGAACACGTTTCGCGAACGAGAACTCTCACAGTTCTTCTCTCCCGACGAGCTTGAACGGCTCCTATCGAAGGACTACACGAAGGGGCTCGAATGGCTCTCAGACAATCCCGTGGAGACGACAGACTCTGGTCTCCGATATTATCAGAAAGACGCTGTAGAGGCAATTGAAGCGCAACTTGCGGACGGTCGGATGGCAGCACTAATTCACATGGCCACCGGGACGGGGAAGACCAGAACAGCAATCGCCTCTGTTTATCGGTTGCTTCGAAGCGGTCTCGCGACACGCGTCCTCTTTATTCCAGACACGCGAGCGTTGGCAAACCAAGCACACGGGTCGTTCTGCTCGTATAAGACCCCCTCGGGCCAGACCCTTGCCGATGAGTTCGTCGTGACGAATCTTGAGGAGGATGATTCAGACCTTCGAAAAGCCGATGTAGTCGTCACGACGCTCCAGAAAATGTACACGCTCACCGAACGCGACGATTTCGAGCTTCGGATTGGCGATTTCGATGTCATTGTGACTGACGAGTGCCACCGGTCGATTTACAAGAACGATGGCTACGGTGCAGTTCTCAACCTCTTCGATGCGTTCGAAATCGGACTGACAGCAACCCCGACGAAGCGAACTGTTGCCCGCTTCGAAGGGAAGGTCGCGGCACGATATGGATACGAACGTGGTGTGGAAGATGGGTACGTTGCTCCGTTCGATATGCACCGTATTCGAACACGAATCACAATGGAGGGTATCGAGGACAAAGATGGAGTTTTCCACTCAGCGGACACGCTCGGACGGTCATTTCACCCGAAGGACACTCATAGAAAAGTTGCAGAGATATATAAACAGAATTCTGGACCGAAGGACTTGGCACTGGTGTTCGCAGTCAGTCAAGCCCATGCAGAAGAGGTTGTCAAGGACTTCCGAACCGTATTCAACAAGGACGAGGTTGACTGGTTAACTTCGAAACGCCGCAATCAGGACACGGTACTGCAGAACTTCCGCGACCGTCACACCAACCCTCGGATTCTCGTCACGGTCGATATGCTCACCACCGGTGTCGATATCCGCGCACTCAACAATATCATTCTCCTCCGTCCCGTCCAGACCCCCGTTCTCTACAATCAGATGATGGGCCGGGGGACGCGCCAGTACGATGGAAAGACCCACTTCACTATATACGATTGCGTCGGTGCAAGCGAATACTTCGCGGCAGTTCCACCGTTCAATACTGAGACGTGGCCTCCGAATGACCCGACAGACGGTGACCCGACTGAAGGCGGTGGAAACCCACCCGAGTCGGAGTTGGTCATTGTCAACGATTTGGACGAGGTCGTTGAGAACACTCGATTCATTCGCACCCGGAAAGAGATTCTCCCGTATGAGGCCTACCAACTCCGATTCATGGATTTCGTTCAGGATGCTCTCAACGACGATACCGTTATAGCAGCGATTGCGGATACGACACGACCAACGACTGAGGAACAGATAGCTGATGCAGAGGAAGTGCTTGAGGCGCAGGAAGAGAAGTTTTCACTGGACCGCCTCCGGCGCGTGTTCGGTAGCGAGCAGTCCGAACTCATCGATTTCATCTATTGGGGGGTCTCACCCCGCAAGGTCATCTCCACGCCGGAAGACCGCGAGGAGGCAGCTGTAGAACGATTGACGGAACAAGAGTCGGTTTCCGACGAGGAACGTTGGTGGCTACGCATACTCGTCAAGCGAACATCGGTCGAAGAGACGGCACTAACGCGGATTCACTTCACGCATCCCCAGCTTGTGGATGCTGGTGGGTGGCAGTCGGCCGCAGATGCCTTCGGTTCTGACGAGGCTTTGGTTGACGTGTTAGAACGGATTCGTGGCGAGTTGCTCCAACCGGCGTATTGA
- a CDS encoding N-6 DNA methylase: MSEADIHFDFYAHLKSAINEQPNRGAITYGDVRAEYSDGISGRADIVVFDNKDDPVFVVEAKRPEGDGSRETDPYAADVVRQAFGYAGDLGAPFFCTYNQKRMVVFDAFEEGVPLLERSQKSYIISDPEEFAGTLLDEIARLSEGAQKWDAVDDVFIERVNTLHEFMAPRVEDELEDHLEEDDSFQEDFSQWTAAQGIEYDPSDEDESQEVRREFAEQAAYLIINKVIFYKILEDSPTYSQDIDPLAPRPNHVQDDLEEYFTHLVEEVDFEAIYEHDDIYSEIPLDSVESKLRAFINELDDYDLSQFNSDVIGRIYEGVIPAERRRAMGEYYTPPAICDLITRLTIQSSDDDVLDPACGSGGFLVSAYHRLRNNLPESTGSHDHVLSHLSGVEINRFPAHLTAINLAIQDLSAYTDEVDIEIKDFFDVKKYQLLGEREMAGASGSESEGGLGEQRGGYDAVVGNPPYIPQDSIDDKDKVRDHLTNAEIDADYISSYADIYAYFITHSTEFLSEGGDFGFITSDRWLDTQYGEDVQQFILDHYEVRAVIKFDRQLFDDALVDSSILILRKQSDESERDSNVAKFLRIKQELSLDEIAAVVEQDEEPNKLITNDDYRLVTRKQAALHHEAKWNVFFFAPPLYFDLDAHENVVDLGDIAEVSRGITTGANPFYFDHTEDFHELGLEPYTSHALKATGQVDTIKVTDEDASEWSILDVHEYVDEATEDDAEFGTTGEQQVKGWLEENDHSALLEYIEWGEDNGYHDRPTTRTRDIWFDLGNLPRPKILSTMFTWTTHRVFWNNADAPTSDQFYYVAPHGDVDQKLLGGLLNSRVVWLSNELKGRRAGGQGMTRLQTKVYETELWKVPNPREFDDETTERIKSAFDDLMEAELAHEEPTHKDTEEERDKLDQAVMETLGMGDRLDELKASIDAMLQMREEGAGELTTVLVGREARREADSNVVELPGVAEARESTTLDDF; the protein is encoded by the coding sequence ATGAGTGAAGCAGATATCCACTTCGACTTCTACGCCCACCTCAAGAGCGCAATCAACGAACAACCCAATCGAGGGGCAATCACGTACGGCGACGTACGCGCTGAATACAGCGACGGTATCTCAGGTCGCGCCGACATCGTCGTATTCGACAACAAGGACGACCCCGTCTTCGTCGTCGAAGCCAAGCGTCCCGAGGGCGACGGCTCCCGTGAAACAGACCCGTACGCAGCCGACGTAGTCCGCCAAGCGTTCGGATACGCAGGAGACCTCGGAGCTCCCTTCTTCTGTACCTACAACCAGAAGCGGATGGTCGTCTTCGACGCCTTCGAGGAGGGCGTCCCCCTGCTGGAACGGTCACAGAAGTCCTACATCATCTCCGACCCAGAGGAGTTCGCAGGAACGCTCCTCGACGAAATCGCGCGGCTCTCGGAGGGAGCGCAAAAATGGGACGCCGTAGACGACGTGTTCATCGAGCGAGTGAACACGCTTCACGAGTTCATGGCCCCGCGCGTAGAGGACGAACTCGAAGACCACCTCGAAGAAGACGATAGTTTCCAAGAGGATTTTAGCCAGTGGACGGCGGCACAGGGTATCGAGTACGACCCGAGTGACGAAGACGAGAGCCAAGAAGTTCGACGTGAATTCGCTGAGCAAGCAGCGTACCTGATAATCAACAAGGTCATCTTCTACAAGATACTGGAAGACTCTCCGACGTACTCGCAGGATATCGACCCGCTCGCTCCACGACCGAACCACGTGCAGGATGACCTCGAAGAATACTTCACGCATCTCGTAGAGGAAGTCGATTTCGAGGCCATCTACGAGCATGACGACATATACAGCGAGATACCGCTCGATTCTGTAGAAAGCAAACTCCGTGCGTTCATCAATGAGCTTGATGACTACGACCTTAGCCAGTTCAACAGCGACGTTATCGGGCGCATCTACGAGGGCGTCATCCCCGCTGAGCGGCGGCGAGCCATGGGCGAATACTACACGCCTCCAGCCATCTGTGACTTGATTACGCGGCTAACCATCCAATCATCAGATGATGATGTTCTGGACCCGGCTTGTGGCAGTGGCGGCTTCCTTGTGAGCGCGTATCACCGGCTCCGAAACAACCTTCCTGAATCCACGGGAAGCCACGACCACGTCCTGAGTCACCTCTCTGGTGTCGAAATCAACCGATTCCCCGCGCATCTCACAGCGATTAACCTCGCTATTCAGGACCTCTCCGCATACACAGATGAGGTCGACATCGAAATCAAGGACTTCTTCGACGTGAAGAAGTACCAGCTCCTCGGTGAACGTGAGATGGCAGGGGCGAGCGGGTCGGAAAGCGAAGGCGGTCTCGGAGAGCAACGCGGCGGCTACGACGCTGTCGTTGGAAACCCACCGTACATCCCACAGGACAGCATCGATGACAAGGACAAAGTCCGTGACCACCTCACTAACGCGGAAATCGACGCGGATTACATCTCAAGCTATGCGGACATCTACGCGTATTTCATCACGCATAGCACGGAGTTCCTCTCCGAAGGCGGTGACTTCGGCTTCATCACGAGTGACCGCTGGCTCGACACGCAGTACGGCGAGGACGTTCAACAGTTCATTCTCGACCACTACGAGGTTCGCGCCGTCATCAAATTCGACCGGCAACTGTTCGACGACGCACTGGTCGATAGTAGCATCCTCATCCTCCGCAAACAGAGCGACGAGAGCGAACGAGACTCCAACGTAGCGAAATTCCTACGGATTAAGCAGGAGCTCAGTCTGGACGAAATCGCAGCGGTCGTGGAGCAGGACGAGGAACCGAACAAACTCATCACGAACGACGACTATCGGCTCGTGACTCGGAAGCAAGCGGCCCTCCACCACGAGGCGAAGTGGAACGTCTTCTTCTTCGCGCCTCCGCTCTACTTCGACCTTGACGCTCACGAGAACGTGGTTGACCTCGGTGACATTGCCGAAGTAAGCCGCGGCATCACTACCGGGGCAAACCCCTTCTATTTCGACCATACTGAGGACTTCCACGAACTCGGGTTAGAGCCGTACACCTCTCACGCACTGAAGGCCACTGGTCAGGTAGACACAATCAAAGTCACCGACGAGGACGCCAGTGAATGGAGTATTCTCGACGTTCACGAGTACGTCGACGAGGCAACCGAAGACGACGCTGAATTCGGCACGACAGGCGAGCAACAGGTGAAGGGATGGTTAGAAGAGAATGACCACTCAGCGTTGCTGGAGTATATCGAGTGGGGAGAGGATAATGGATATCACGACCGCCCCACCACGCGAACAAGGGACATCTGGTTCGACCTCGGTAATCTCCCTCGTCCAAAGATTCTCTCGACGATGTTCACGTGGACGACGCATCGAGTCTTCTGGAACAACGCGGACGCGCCGACGAGTGACCAGTTCTACTACGTGGCTCCGCATGGCGACGTAGACCAGAAACTGCTTGGTGGATTGCTGAACTCCCGGGTCGTCTGGCTCTCGAACGAACTGAAGGGCAGACGTGCTGGAGGGCAGGGGATGACGCGGTTGCAGACTAAGGTGTACGAAACTGAACTCTGGAAGGTGCCGAATCCTCGTGAATTTGATGACGAGACGACGGAACGAATCAAATCCGCGTTCGACGACCTCATGGAGGCCGAATTAGCACACGAGGAGCCCACACACAAGGACACGGAGGAGGAAAGGGACAAGTTGGACCAAGCTGTAATGGAAACGTTGGGGATGGGTGACCGCCTCGACGAGCTCAAAGCATCTATTGACGCAATGCTCCAGATGCGTGAAGAGGGTGCTGGAGAATTGACGACGGTTCTTGTCGGTCGGGAAGCGCGGCGCGAGGCAGATTCGAACGTGGTAGAACTCCCCGGTGTCGCAGAGGCCCGCGAGAGTACGACTTTAGACGACTTCTGA
- a CDS encoding tyrosine-type recombinase/integrase: MSETASERPIDYFLQDMEYYGRSDRTQEAYRRVLEDFEAFLDGRSTALDEATNRDCMAWIHRQRGSAAESTIATYAAYLHRFYTYMNSVEAFESNPMTLVMEELDERIETNPTRRDVSVPEMRSFVGSITHPLDRAVVVTLLKSGVRVGELCNLDVRDLRLSDTAAADEYSLGGRPQLDGRGDSLFVSSKPTRGETTNGERRTDSNKRERSTVVPVDDELATVLTEWLAIRPDVRSPAEPLFVRTRDHWGTRLSAKAARRIVVNHAEAAGWHRTGGGSDENVTPHYFRHFFTTHLRDRTGDRGIVKYLRGDVAGDIVDTYTHNWGDRVRKTYEHHIYSLC; encoded by the coding sequence ATGAGTGAGACGGCATCGGAACGGCCGATCGACTACTTCCTCCAGGACATGGAGTACTACGGTCGGTCGGATCGGACGCAAGAGGCGTACCGACGGGTCCTCGAGGACTTCGAGGCGTTCCTCGACGGGCGGTCGACGGCGCTCGACGAGGCGACGAACCGCGACTGCATGGCGTGGATCCACCGCCAGCGGGGGAGTGCGGCCGAGAGTACCATCGCGACGTACGCGGCGTACCTCCACCGGTTTTACACGTACATGAACTCGGTCGAGGCGTTCGAGTCGAACCCCATGACGCTGGTGATGGAGGAACTCGACGAACGGATCGAGACGAACCCGACGCGGCGGGACGTGTCGGTGCCCGAGATGCGGTCGTTCGTCGGTAGTATCACTCACCCGCTCGACCGGGCCGTCGTCGTGACGCTTCTGAAGAGTGGCGTCCGGGTCGGAGAGCTCTGCAACCTCGACGTTCGTGACCTCCGACTGTCTGACACCGCCGCGGCAGACGAGTACAGCCTCGGCGGACGACCCCAGCTCGACGGCCGCGGCGACTCGCTGTTCGTCTCGTCGAAACCGACACGCGGGGAGACCACGAACGGCGAGCGCCGAACCGACTCGAACAAACGGGAACGATCGACGGTCGTCCCAGTGGACGACGAACTCGCCACCGTGCTCACGGAGTGGCTCGCGATCCGTCCGGACGTCCGCTCGCCGGCCGAACCACTCTTTGTCCGCACCCGGGACCACTGGGGGACGCGCCTGTCGGCGAAGGCCGCCCGACGGATCGTCGTCAACCACGCCGAGGCGGCGGGGTGGCACCGCACGGGCGGCGGGAGCGACGAGAACGTCACGCCACACTACTTCCGTCACTTCTTCACCACCCATCTCCGCGACCGCACGGGCGACAGGGGCATCGTGAAGTATCTCCGCGGCGACGTCGCGGGCGACATCGTCGACACGTACACTCACAACTGGGGCGACCGCGTCCGGAAGACGTACGAACACCACATCTACTCGCTGTGTTGA
- a CDS encoding DUF5805 domain-containing protein, which produces MTGEADSERTRVQTYVPRYQKDVWQDHADDLGMTQSEFVRTMVQAGRRGFLSSGGRDGQTPGEVSSGPDPGGKHIEEAVTDLLGREGPLDWDQLVEHLTADVEDRLDDALAALQDANRLRYSGRDGGYVLTDE; this is translated from the coding sequence GTGACCGGAGAAGCCGACTCGGAACGAACCCGTGTGCAGACGTACGTACCGAGGTATCAAAAAGACGTCTGGCAGGACCACGCGGATGACCTCGGCATGACGCAGAGCGAGTTTGTCCGGACGATGGTCCAGGCCGGCCGGCGAGGGTTCCTCTCGAGTGGGGGCCGCGACGGCCAAACACCTGGAGAGGTGTCTTCAGGCCCTGACCCCGGGGGTAAACACATCGAAGAGGCGGTGACAGATCTCCTCGGCCGCGAGGGGCCGCTCGACTGGGACCAGTTGGTCGAGCACCTCACGGCCGACGTGGAGGATCGGCTCGACGACGCGCTCGCCGCGCTGCAGGACGCGAACCGGCTCCGGTACAGCGGACGCGACGGCGGCTACGTCCTGACCGATGAGTGA